From the Actinomycetota bacterium genome, one window contains:
- the rplW gene encoding 50S ribosomal protein L23 produces the protein MRDSHSIILGPVISEKSYELIEHNKYTFKVDARAKKPAIAKAVEDIFSVNVISVNVIKTRSKPKRRGMVRGRTSSGKKAIVQLSEGQKIEFFETM, from the coding sequence ATGAGAGATTCGCATTCAATCATCCTGGGTCCGGTAATCTCGGAGAAGAGCTACGAGCTCATCGAGCATAACAAGTACACGTTCAAGGTCGACGCGCGGGCCAAGAAGCCCGCGATCGCCAAGGCGGTAGAAGACATCTTCAGCGTCAACGTGATCAGCGTCAACGTGATCAAGACAAGGTCGAAGCCCAAGCGGCGCGGCATGGTCAGAGGCAGGACCAGCAGCGGCAAGAAGGCCATTGTGCAGCTGTCAGAAGGCCAGAAGATCGAATTCTTCGAAACGATGTAG
- the rpsC gene encoding 30S ribosomal protein S3, with the protein MGQKVHPGGMRLGIIHDWKSHWYTEKDFANFLIEDLKIREHIRKKLRHAALSDIHIKKDAQKITIDIHTARPGIVIGKSGAEVDALRREVHDMTGKAVQANIIEVKRPELDANLVAQSIAEQLEGRVAFRRAMKRAITSAIRSGAEGIKVACAGRLGGAEMARTEGYSEGRVPLHTLRADIDYGFTEARTTFGRIGVKVWINKGEIMPEGFNMDKLKADRRLGEVDAQRRK; encoded by the coding sequence ATGGGTCAGAAAGTGCATCCGGGAGGAATGCGGCTTGGGATCATCCATGACTGGAAATCCCACTGGTACACCGAGAAAGATTTTGCAAACTTTTTAATCGAGGATCTGAAGATCCGGGAGCATATTCGCAAGAAGCTCCGTCATGCGGCTCTTTCTGACATCCATATCAAGAAAGACGCGCAGAAGATAACTATCGACATCCATACCGCCAGGCCGGGCATCGTCATCGGCAAGAGCGGCGCCGAGGTCGACGCGCTGCGGCGCGAAGTGCACGACATGACCGGCAAAGCCGTGCAGGCCAACATCATCGAGGTCAAGCGCCCCGAACTGGATGCAAACCTGGTGGCGCAGTCCATCGCCGAGCAGCTCGAAGGCCGCGTGGCTTTCCGGCGGGCGATGAAGCGGGCCATCACCTCGGCCATCCGTTCCGGCGCCGAGGGAATCAAGGTCGCCTGCGCCGGCCGGCTGGGAGGCGCCGAGATGGCGCGCACCGAGGGCTACAGCGAAGGCCGGGTGCCGCTGCATACGCTGCGCGCGGATATCGATTACGGTTTTACCGAGGCCCGCACGACCTTCGGCCGCATCGGCGTAAAGGTCTGGATAAACAAGGGTGAGATCATGCCCGAGGGCTTCAATATGGACAAACTGAAAGCCGACCGCCGTCTGGGTGAAGTTGACGCTCAGAGAAGAAAATAA
- the rplV gene encoding 50S ribosomal protein L22, translating into MAADTATKKKKAKEEPIEAEELRTATATAKYVRVSARKMRLVADLVRGKRIADARTVLAFSTKHAARVVDKVLASAVANAENNHDMDVDELLVSSIYVNEGPTLKRIRPRAQGRAFRIRKRTCHVTVELASRKEG; encoded by the coding sequence ATGGCAGCTGACACGGCAACAAAGAAAAAGAAGGCCAAGGAAGAGCCCATCGAGGCGGAAGAGCTTCGGACGGCGACAGCGACGGCCAAATACGTAAGGGTCTCGGCACGCAAGATGAGGCTGGTCGCCGACCTGGTGCGCGGCAAGCGCATAGCCGACGCGCGCACGGTGCTGGCGTTTTCCACCAAGCATGCCGCCCGCGTGGTCGACAAGGTCCTCGCTTCGGCTGTAGCCAACGCTGAAAACAACCACGACATGGATGTCGACGAGCTCCTTGTCAGCAGCATTTATGTGAATGAAGGGCCGACGCTCAAGCGCATCCGGCCGCGGGCCCAGGGAAGGGCATTCCGCATCCGCAAGCGCACCTGTCACGTAACCGTCGAGTTAGCCTCGAGAAAGGAGGGATAG
- the rplB gene encoding 50S ribosomal protein L2 encodes MAQVKTYKPTSPGRRFMTGSTFEEITRSKPEKSLTRGISKNAGRNNNGRITKRRTGGGHKRRFRQIDFKRLKDGVPAKVAAIEYDPNRSARIALLHYLDGDKRYIPAPLGLTVGTMLVSGAEADIKPGNCLPLANIPVGTMVHCIELTPGRGAQMARGAGTSAQLMAKEGKMAHVRLPSGEVRLVEIACRATIGEVGNTTHENLSGGKAGRSRWKGIRPSVRGTAMNPVDHPHGGGEGKATAGRHPVTPWGVPTLGYRTRKKGKQSDRYIVRSRRKGR; translated from the coding sequence ATGGCACAGGTAAAGACATACAAACCAACATCCCCGGGCCGCCGGTTCATGACCGGCTCGACCTTCGAGGAGATCACGCGCTCGAAGCCGGAGAAGAGCCTCACCAGGGGCATCTCCAAGAACGCCGGGCGCAACAATAACGGCCGCATCACCAAGCGGCGCACAGGCGGCGGCCACAAGCGCCGTTTCCGCCAGATAGATTTCAAGCGCCTCAAAGACGGCGTGCCGGCAAAGGTGGCGGCGATCGAATATGACCCGAACCGTTCGGCCCGCATCGCCCTGCTTCATTACCTCGACGGCGACAAACGTTACATCCCGGCTCCTCTGGGGCTGACGGTCGGCACCATGCTGGTTTCAGGCGCCGAAGCTGACATCAAGCCCGGCAACTGTCTGCCGCTGGCGAACATCCCGGTGGGCACGATGGTCCATTGCATCGAGCTGACCCCGGGCCGTGGCGCCCAGATGGCGCGCGGCGCCGGCACCTCGGCGCAGCTGATGGCCAAGGAAGGCAAGATGGCGCACGTCAGGCTTCCCTCCGGAGAGGTTCGCCTGGTCGAGATCGCCTGCCGCGCCACCATCGGCGAGGTCGGCAACACCACGCACGAGAATTTATCCGGCGGCAAGGCGGGACGCAGCCGCTGGAAGGGCATCAGGCCGAGCGTACGCGGCACCGCCATGAACCCGGTCGACCACCCGCACGGTGGCGGCGAGGGCAAGGCAACAGCCGGACGCCATCCGGTCACGCCATGGGGCGTGCCGACTCTTGGTTACCGCACACGCAAGAAGGGCAAGCAGAGCGACCGCTACATCGTCCGTTCACGACGCAAGGGACGCTAG
- the rpsS gene encoding 30S ribosomal protein S19 has product MSRSIKKGPFVSEKLFARIEKMNDSGKKQMIKTWSRSSTIFPEMVSHTIAVYDGRKHVPIFITESMVGHKLGEFAPTRTFRGHGHHTERSVGLK; this is encoded by the coding sequence ATGAGCAGATCCATCAAAAAAGGACCTTTCGTCAGCGAGAAACTGTTCGCCCGCATCGAGAAGATGAACGACTCGGGCAAGAAGCAGATGATCAAGACCTGGTCGCGCTCATCGACGATCTTCCCGGAAATGGTGAGTCACACGATCGCGGTCTACGACGGCCGCAAGCATGTGCCCATCTTCATTACCGAGAGCATGGTGGGGCACAAGCTGGGCGAGTTCGCCCCGACGCGGACATTCCGCGGCCACGGACATCATACCGAGCGCAGCGTAGGGCTCAAATAA